TCCAGTGTCGGTGTTTTACCAGTCCCCGCCGCAGGGTCAGCGGCTGATTCGTCTGTGTTTCGCCAAACGCGAGGAGACGTTGCGTCAAGCAGCGACACAACTATGCGCGATCTAAGCGAGTTACCTAACCTTAACGTTGCATTGGTCCAGACCACATTGGTGTGGCACAACCGCCAAGCCAACCACGACCATTTCGAGCTGCTGCTTGACCAGGCCTCAGGCGCTGATTTGGTGGTGCTGCCGGAGATGTTCACCACCGGCTTCACCATGGAATCCGAAGCCCAAGCGGAACCCGAGCAGGGGCCTACGGTGACATGGATGTTAGCTCAGGCGAAAAAGCTTAACGCCGTCATCACGGGTAGCATCATTGTGCGTGTTGCTGACGGTAGCCATCGCAACCGTCTGCTGTGGGCGCGACCTGATGGCGAGGTTCTGCACTACGATAAGCGCCATTTGTTCCGTATGGCGGGGGAGCACAAACACTACACACCCGGCGAGCAGCAGGTTCAGTTCGAATTGAAAGGCTGGAGGATCAGGCCGTTGATTTGCTATGACCTGCGTTTCCCCGTCTGGAGTCGCGACGCACAGGACACCGATTTACTGCTGTACACCGCCAACTGGCCCGGCGCCCGACGCCTGCACTGGAACCGACTGTTACCCGCCCGCGCCATCGAAAACCTGTGTTATGTCGCGGCGGTTAACCGTGTTGGTGTTGATGGCAAAGGCTTCGCCTACACCGGCGATAGCCATGTGTTTGATTTTCAGGGTGAGAGTCTGTTGAGTGCCGGCGAAGCCGATGGGGTCTTTCACGTCAGCCTCAATGCTGCCGACTTGGCTGCGTATCGCACGCGCTTCCCGGCTAATCTCGATGCGGATGTGTTTGAGCTGCACTGATCCTGATATTGAAAAGTGAACTGCGGCCCAGACAAAAAAATGGCCCCGAAGCGTTAACTTCGGGGCCATTTTTATTTCACGGCGTTTAGATCAAGCCGCTTTGGCTTCGGCCTGGCACAGCGAACGGTTCAATGCGCTAAACAGTGCACGGAAGCTCGCGGTAGTGATGTTTTCATCGACACCCACGCCATGCACCGCACGATCACCGTTAACCCGCAGCTCGATGTAGGCAGCGGCCTTGGCCGTGGTCCCCGCACCAATCGCGTGTTCGTTGTAGTCCATGATTTCCACGGACACTGGCAGCCCGGCGACCAGCGCTTCCAGCGCACCTTTGCCCTTGCCGCGCCAATGCTGAGTTTCACCTTCGCAGTGAACTTCGGCATCTACAGCACTGGTGCCATTCTCTTCCTGCAGCCTGTGGCTGAGCAGAGCGTAGGGTGCATTGGCTTGCAGGTATTCACGGTGCAG
The nucleotide sequence above comes from Pseudomonas sp. AB6. Encoded proteins:
- a CDS encoding amidohydrolase, with product MRDLSELPNLNVALVQTTLVWHNRQANHDHFELLLDQASGADLVVLPEMFTTGFTMESEAQAEPEQGPTVTWMLAQAKKLNAVITGSIIVRVADGSHRNRLLWARPDGEVLHYDKRHLFRMAGEHKHYTPGEQQVQFELKGWRIRPLICYDLRFPVWSRDAQDTDLLLYTANWPGARRLHWNRLLPARAIENLCYVAAVNRVGVDGKGFAYTGDSHVFDFQGESLLSAGEADGVFHVSLNAADLAAYRTRFPANLDADVFELH